Sequence from the Lampris incognitus isolate fLamInc1 chromosome 12, fLamInc1.hap2, whole genome shotgun sequence genome:
ATGTGCACTTACCCCTTGTCCTCATGGTGTGCCGCTCTGCGGTCGAGGACTCCCCTTCACGCACACCAGCCCCCCTCATGTTTGGCAGGGAAATGAGGACCCTTGCGGCGCTGGTATTTGGATGGACCCCGGATGTACCATCTGCTGCTGCGGGTCCGAGCTATGCCAGGCAGCTTCAGGACCGTTTGGACACCGCACATGCCCGGAGGCACCTGCAGAGTGTGGAGGTGCGGCAGAAAGGGATTTATGACCTCAGTGCCAGGGGGCAACACTTGGCAGCCGGGGAGCTAGTTTGGGTCCACATCTCAATCTAGAAGAAGGGCAGGTGCTCTAAATGGGACAGCCACTGGCTGGGGCCTTGCTTGGTCTTGGGGCGGCTAGGAGAGGTTGTCTGTTGGGTAGAATTGCCCCTACAGGGGTGCAAAGTGGCGCTACACTGTGATCGGCTGGTGCTGTACAGGGGCTCTGCAGCGCCTCCGGCGGCTGGAGTGGAGGCAGGGGGGGGGACACCCGTGTTGCCTGCCGTGACAtcttgggaagggggggggctataTCAACCAGCTCTGATGACGCAATAAATGGGATCCAATCTGCTGGCCCAGTGCCCAGCTCACCTCCTTGGGGGGTAGGGCAACCCAGACCAGAGCCAGGGGAGGACCGACCAGGGGATAGCACACCTACAAGGGTGACCGAGGAGGCAGCGGAGAACTCTTCCGAGGTTTAGAGATTTTGTCCTCGGGCTCGAGGACTTTAAtaaagggggggaggggttagTGTAGCCGGTTCACAAGTGTTAATTGCACATAATTGGGGGAGATGTTTAGTAGTTCCGGGAGGGGGGGATACACTGTTGCCGGGTCACGGGTTAGTGGGTCGGGTCTATGGTGAGAAAGACGACCTTCGAGCCGGGTTTAATGGCGGTGTACGGCGTGGCACAACTGCCGCACGTGAATTAAGCCACGCCCAGTTTTGAAGTGTGTTTATTAATAGCAGTGAACTCTACAGTACATAGTTAGCATttgtacaaacaaacaaaaacaaaacccatgcACCAATTATACCAAAATAATGAAACAAATGTTGTGAATTTTACAAAGCCACAAGCAACTTACGAATGTGCTGATGTACACGTTACTCCACAGCTCGAGCCTGTGCAtttagagttgaagatgcttgcTGGTGCTACACTCCACTTCCGTTCTCCCATACATTCAAGTAACCAAACATATAAAACCCACTGGTAATCCATACCTTTTCACACTGTCAGTGACCATTTCTGAATATTGCAGTGTATTCAAACCTGTGTAATTGTGTACAAGACGTGTTTAATACACGGCTTTGAGATAAGACTGACCTTGCCGTACAGGCATTCTTGAGATCAGGGACAAAGCATGTTCTGAttttcttaaaaaaataaaataaattcgtGATTATTTTCAAAAGCTATGTGTACATCTTTGTTCAGTTAGGTTTTGGCTATCTAGCCATGTTTtggaacaacctccctgttgtagccccccccctcctcctttttgaTGAATGACATGTCTGCCGGATCAGCACTAGATTCCTGTCAACACCGTCAGACAGAAACGTCTGTAAATGATCTGGAATGAACTCATCACAGATATTCTGACGTTTCGCAGTTTACTGGTTCTCTTAATGATGCACACACGTTTTCAAATGGATCATACCACCTTGTAAAAGTTAAGATTAGTCAGTGTTTAATGACTGCAGTTTAGGTTGTATAGATTAACCAATTTTGTGCTAAATCTCCACAATATAAATATAATTAAGTGATATTTAGAAGCATAAAAATTACACATTAACTTTGTAAATGAGACTATTTTATTAACAAATGTTATTGAGGGAACAAAACACATAttcttaaaaaaaacccacaaaagacCATCTGACGGAGTTGACGAGGCATCAACAGTGGTGAATTTGCAGTGTAAGGACTGCTTTAAGTGTGACCTTGTATGATTGTGTGgtcttttaaagtttttttttaggggagttgttccctatctgatgcgagggtcccaggacaggatgttgtatttctataaagcccaccgaggcaaatttgtgatactggggtaTACAAATAATATTGCCTTGCCGCAAAAGTGATGGCGGTGACAAACTTGTAAGGAACAGGAACATATTTCATTCAAAACGACCATTCAACTCTCGCAAATACTGTAATGTGGTGAGACGTGAAGAAACATGACCTGACCCTTCTCTTCTCGGATTCAAATCTCAAGGGAGTAAAGGGACTTTAAACACAGACGGGCAatagacaacacacacatcccagtTTTAAGGTCCACAACCTCTTCAACAAATATATGCTGCTTATACATTAACTAATTAAGATCATACAAAATCTTTCATGACAGCCGGACCTTTACAAATACTGCAAACCTGTCATAATAAACTTAATATACAATCAAATTTGACTTTTCGAGGCAGTCAATGGAGTTAATACACTAGGCAACAGCCGAGTCCTCTTCTATGAAGTGCACGACCTCTGCAGATATGTGGTGTATGTTCCTGGTGCTACTTTTACGAACTGGTGATGCTTCATTCAGCTTAACTAGGACATCTGTAAATGGCACAAAGCAGACCTgatgttgtgtccacatgaactggctCAACTTTCTGTTATATTTATACATTCTCTACCCCAAAACTGTGTTTTGTCTGGTGGACATGTTTTGTCCCAGATCTCAAGAATGACTGCACAATATGCATTATGTTGGGATCTGCAGAGACTTGGAAAAACAATTCTGTCCCATAGTAGTACTCATGGTTATTAAAGTTACTCATCGGATAacaaatatttttaaaaataaatacaaGTTGACTGGCTGTATTGACTGAGCCAAGTAAACTCTGATTACAGACGCTTACATTAAAACAAACCAGAAGTTCTGTATTGAAATTGATCCCGGAGAAATTAATAAAATGAAATATGAAATAGAAGAACTGAAGAATGTTCCACCAAGTGACACAAACGATGTGCTCATCAGTTCGGAGGAAGCTAAATAGCGAACAGTTTTTCCACATCATAAACTCAGTTTTGGGAAGATCAGGAAAAGACTTTTATCAGAAAAACTCTGAGGCTTTTCTCCTCTTGGGAAGCTGCAGCAGGTTGTCTGTGATGGAGGCCGGATCTTGAGAGCTTGGGGTCTTCACTCTGTTCGGTGTCGGTGTTCCTGAAGGTGTAGACGAATCACCAAATGGAGTCTTGCAGCCACTTGCTCTGTGTGAGGGTGAGGGGGTGTAGCTTGCCCTCAGCGCTTTGTCAGTGTATTTGCTAGATGTCCTATTCACAAGCCGTTGCAGTGCAGGGGTGAGAGCTGGGCTCAGGCCTTTAGGAGTAATACTGCAAGACAAAGGTCAGTGAGTTTATTAGAAATGAGATGTGTGCAATAGGCACAGAACAGGGGTGGGGGACTCAAGTTGGCGACTCATTCTCAGATCGCACTTAAGATATGCATACACAGACTTGAGACTCAACTCGCCACTTGTCCTAAAATGACCAGACTTGACTCGGGACTCATCAGtaaggctgggtgtttgtcacggaAAATATTGACTAAAGTCACGGAGCAATCACGGCAAAGTTGTAGACAATCACAGAAAACTGAAAAGAAAGAGGCAGAAATCACGGAGTGTTGTAAATAGCTTGAACGTCATCAATTAACCAAGAGATCTCATGCACAGTAGTGGTAAATTATTGAAATAACATGCGCAACTGTAGCAACAGTAACAAGTGcttgaataaatgtttttttttaaaaactcatCAGCAACAATGCTAATTCCGTCACAAACTTTGAGTCTGTCTTTGATCTCGTTCACGTGTTTCACGAATGTGCTAGGCAGGTAGGTGCATCGGAGTTGACAGGCACTTGGAATTACTCCGATGTCACGGAGATTGCGTTCCAGATAGGACTTCAGGCCAACATTATCCAGTGTGTGTAAGGGGATGTTGGCTGAAGTGAAAGCTTCTGTAAGTTTAATTACCTCACTCTGTCTATGCAATTGTGCGGTTGTTTTAGCTTGAAACAGCTCTGACAGTTTTCTGCAGTTTTCGGCTCTTCTCGGTTTCAATGGCCCAATCTGTGGTTTTCTTTTTATGGACGTTTGTCTGCAAATGCTTGTTGCAACTTGCTTTTCGAGTGTAGTCCACCGGGATGTTGCACACTGAGCAAAATAACAAACCACCACTGACATGAAAAGTTTTTTCTGGGTATTGTAGGGATCGTGCTTTAGCGGAGGTCTTTGCAGTTTTACTCATTTTGAAGTTTTTGATCGGACcgtgactaacgttagctgttcaTTCATTCGCACTTCTAACGTAACCATGGGAACGTAACATTACACTGTAAACTTCCGCTAATTGGGACAATCTATGGGTCGGAGTGTAGGTCAAAATGTACAATGCTAGGCTATATGCGGTTCAGAAGTGATGGTTAAAATGCTTAGTGCCTATACAGATCACACTGTAGGCTACGTTAAGATTGACAGTTAGGCTACCATTCAAAACTGTAGAAAAATCACGGAAAGCACTAAAAACTGGGGAAATCGCAGACATGGCAAAAAAATGGCGAGAATCACGGAATCCGTGACACCCGCGActtccgtgacaaacacccagccttGCTCATCAGTAATGAATCGTGAACAATAAGAGTCTTTAAATAAAAGATCGCCAAATGCCATTGTGAAAATCACAGGTGAAAACATTGCCCCCCCATCGCTGTTCACATCACGCCATCCCGATGTAATcacaacaccaccacactgcTTACCTACTACAGCATGGTTTCCAACACACTTCTACTCACTGTTGCcttttggatttaaagacttCAAGCTCACCGAGCTCAACAAAAGGACTTCTACATGTAAAAAATGTGCAAGTAAAATTGAAGATGTGGGAATAATGACACTAAACTTCACATATCAAAACTCATCCAGGCAGGGGAGTCATTTAGCCTCGCTCTCTTTATCACAGCTGTTTAACAACATAACCTGCTGGTAACTCATTCAAATAACACAAGCATTTTAGTGGCATGGTCATGGTAAGTCACcgccgggggtggggggtggggggtcacgAACAGGAAAAAAAACTAACACTAAATTAGTGCCATGCAATGACACCCAACTTTagtcagttcacacacacacacacacacacacacacacacacacacacacacacacacacacacacacacacacacacacaccacccattcTTGTCCTAGTAGGGAGATGTTACAATGAAAAATAAGATCATGGACTATTAACACGTGCAATGTACTCATTTCCTGCCATGGACAGAGTGAAAGACTGGACTGTCGACAAAATTCTCACACACTCCTTCCTCAGTGTACCTGTTCCTATAACCAACATGCACTAACCCAAATACACAacataaaagaaaacacagaaaCTAAATAACTATATAAATACTAAATCATCGCTAATTTAATCTAATATTAGTTTAATGTCATAGCACATAATCCTATTTTGTCTCCTTACTGGAGCAGGAAGGAATGGTGTGCGtctctgtgtgagtgagtgaatgagcaagtgagtgagtgagtgaatgagtgagtgagtgagtgagtgaatgagtaagtgagtgagtgagtaaatgAGCGATCGAGTGAGCGAGTGATTGAGTaaatgagcgagtgagtgagtgagagagtgagtgccgATTGGTTGATGCTGCATTTGCCTGGCTGGGTATCATTGTTTGGCACTTATAATGGATGTGGTATTTGTCACTGTTTCATCAACTTGTTATTTTTCCATTCAGCCCCTCCACTAAAGCTGCCATATACGCTTCTGACTCCTGCATATCAACTAGCAGCAGTCTTGCTGAATTTAGAAATAGCATACTGTTGTTTTTAAGCTGAGCTATTCTGGAGCCTTGACTCAGACCTTTGACCAAAGACTTGAGACGTGACTTGGATTTGTATGTGAGGACTTGTGAACATCTATAGTGTAGAATGATAAGAGTAAAGTCTAAAGTGAATAACAAGTGATATAACTTTTGGAATAGACTCATTCACTGGACCAGTGTTGCATCAACATGTTACACTGATAATCTGTTTAAGATTACCAAGAGATGAAACCATGACATCAAAGTTTTACTTAAAGTTTAAATACTGTTATCAGCGATAAGGTAAGCGTGTTTACCTTGCGAGGTTCTCAGTAGCCTTTCGTAATGCCTCCTGTTTCTTGGCACGGTTTTTGGCTGCAGCTTCATTTGCCATCTTCAGACCCAATCTTTCTCTTCTTCCAGGCTCTGGAATCTTttcgataaataaataaataaaataaacaacacGACAAAGTTAAAATCGTAAACTTTACAAATCAATCACTCAGCCAACATGAGTGTTTTATGAGCTAATCACTACAAGTTTAGTACCTTAAATGAGGGGCCGTGGTTCCTTTCAACATATGGCGAGTCTGACCCATCCAGACGGTACGGAGTGCTCTCTATCTCACCCCAGGTCATTAAAGGGGACTCGGCTGCACCTTTGGGGGAAAATTTATGTTATGGAAATTCAATTTAAAAGAAAACAAGTCAGTACTGCTGAATAAGCAGGTCAAAACAGTTCACGCAACCTGTATTTTTAAGAATGTAGGCATTGTTACCATCTTGAAGATCATATGAACGCTCACTTACCTGGTGCAGGGGAGGGCGTTCCTTCAAAGCCATATCCATTCACTGTCGGGGACTCATGTGGGATGAGCTCCTTGCCGTCTGGTCCGACTTTACCTTGTTTGAACTGTGGAGTGAACGCAGCGGATCAGCTTTTCATCAAGAATTTATTGCTTTCAATCAACTTTTGGATTCAAACAATATAATTTACACTGTAAATAGAAAGCGTAATCCCAACACTATCAGACTTAAAACCTTAAAAGAAGATTTGCACAGATCAGAGACAAAATGTATATGGTAAGTCCATTTACAAAAATGTAAGCGGAACATGATGACAGAAATATGTTTGTCAAACAAACTGGGATTTATTCAGAATAGGTAGGTGGACAGGTTGCAGATAAAGTAACTTTATCCTTAGAGTGACATCAAATTTCCTGTCTGATTTCATAAAAAGTAATCTCAACGTAGTACCTCTGCATTGAGTATTTGCTATTTGCTGTATATATTATTTGCTGTAGTAGTGGGCCGTCtgatggcaacaggcatgggcacaagtccatgaattctgggatggcatccagcgctttacccgtgtccccgtccatagggttagtggttgtgtcaggaaagggCGTTCGACattaaattttgccaaatcattatgcggattgacaagaccataccggatcggtcaaggcccgggttaacaactaCTGCCataggtgctgtgccctcacagtaccaataaaaacaatcaaatctgctgtggtgacccctgagaaacagggaacaagccgaaagaggaAGATTACCTGCGCATTGAGAGCTGCAGCCTGCTGAATCTGGCTCTTGTTGAGGGCTTTGCTGAACGGGTCTTCAACAAATCGAGTATTCCTGTGAACTACTTCCCTGGGCTTCTTAAAGACAGCCTCATCATCTTTAACCcctatatttggggggggggggagacaaaaaaTTACTTACAGAACATATGAGATTTACCTTTTTTATAACTGAGTTTCTTCAATTACTAATTTTCTTTTGAGTCCTACACTTTAATAAGCATTTGTCCCAAACAATGCAATTAATAACCTGCTCACCCTCTGGGTAATACATCAGCGCATTTTTTGCTTTGTACTCCCAGGTCTCCAGCCCAGCTTTGACAGAGTCAATAGCCCTCTTTTCTGAAGACGGCAAGCAAAGCATCTCTTCATGGCGCTAGAAGACAATATCAGAAGTTGTTTAACAGAAGAAGTTATTGATttctttaaattattttttttctttttttttgcatcggTACCTGTTTAAATTCAGCTTCTGCTTCATATAACCATGAATGCTTTAGCTTTTCCTTGTCTTCTGCCAGGACCATTATCTGCTCGAATGATGCATTATCCTCACTGGTATTTTTAGCAAGAAAGAAATCCAGACCGGGAAGCTCCTTCTCTTCCTTGCCGACATCCTTGTTctctataaagaaaaaaaatcaatagaaACAGGGTGATATTATTTCTAAGGTGTTTTTTCCCCCATCCTAATGGTCTGTCAATCATATTACGAGTGTGTTATCAACAAATATAAACCAttcaaaggagggggggggtaaaataaacCTAGAGCATTATGAATGTAAAACAGTTTATACTAACCACATCATCCAGCTCTTGAACCACAAAACTCAGTCCTTTGTAAATTTGTCCACCATATTTTTAGCTTTTCCTTGTACTGCAGCCCAAACTTGGTGTTGATGGCATAACCACATGAAACAATGGTAAACCACGCGTTCAAGTTGAGGAACCCAACCTGATAAAAGCTAATTTAGGCACCGTGGAGAATAATGTTGCCTATAATTGGGGTGAATAGTATCACCTATGAAGGAGGCTGGTAGTTTCATGAGGGCTTAGCCTTATGTCCTC
This genomic interval carries:
- the ess2 gene encoding splicing factor ESS-2 homolog codes for the protein MEGSASVRKALCGTLVPTCVTTVALRQQPEEKEGLKRHVLDEEDYIESLEKIIQRDFFPDVTKLQAQKDYLEAEDSGDLEKMREISIRYGLSLTKSTPRPSAPYVTPLSFETPEGHSGSPTSSHDRHITGTKENKDVGKEEKELPGLDFFLAKNTSEDNASFEQIMVLAEDKEKLKHSWLYEAEAEFKQRHEEMLCLPSSEKRAIDSVKAGLETWEYKAKNALMYYPEGVKDDEAVFKKPREVVHRNTRFVEDPFSKALNKSQIQQAAALNAQFKQGKVGPDGKELIPHESPTVNGYGFEGTPSPAPGAAESPLMTWGEIESTPYRLDGSDSPYVERNHGPSFKIPEPGRRERLGLKMANEAAAKNRAKKQEALRKATENLASITPKGLSPALTPALQRLVNRTSSKYTDKALRASYTPSPSHRASGCKTPFGDSSTPSGTPTPNRVKTPSSQDPASITDNLLQLPKRRKASEFF